In one window of Candidatus Krumholzibacteriia bacterium DNA:
- a CDS encoding alpha/beta fold hydrolase yields the protein MATRLETIELRTPDDLPLRLDLRVDPERPPRAIVIVAHGFKGFKRWGFFPDLGERLAAAGFASIVLDFSMNGIGDDPEQFSRLDLFERNTLTREVADLEQVLEWARTEAPIDPGARTARAGLLGHSRGSIPVMAVASERPEEVGAVVTWSGVGRALRYTEGQLERWEEDGVMEFTNARTGQRMTMSWDYVVDAREHAGRVEPALCAERMEVPHLILHGTRDMAVPLDEARLLRAGRTPEQGCELVEVEGGTHTFGAVHPYEGSTPHLDRVFGATLDWFDRHLRGGTP from the coding sequence ATGGCCACGCGACTCGAGACCATCGAACTCAGGACTCCCGACGACCTCCCCCTGCGTCTCGACCTTCGGGTCGATCCGGAGCGGCCGCCGCGTGCGATCGTCATCGTCGCCCACGGCTTCAAGGGATTCAAGCGCTGGGGATTCTTTCCCGACCTCGGCGAGCGACTGGCCGCGGCCGGCTTCGCGTCGATCGTTCTCGACTTCTCGATGAACGGGATCGGAGACGACCCCGAACAGTTCTCCCGACTCGACCTCTTCGAGCGCAACACCCTGACCCGCGAGGTCGCGGATCTCGAGCAGGTGCTCGAGTGGGCGCGGACGGAGGCACCGATCGATCCCGGAGCGCGCACGGCGAGAGCCGGACTGCTCGGGCACAGCCGCGGGTCGATCCCGGTCATGGCCGTGGCTTCGGAGCGTCCGGAGGAGGTCGGCGCGGTCGTGACCTGGAGTGGTGTCGGCCGCGCCCTTCGCTACACCGAGGGGCAGCTCGAGCGCTGGGAGGAGGATGGGGTGATGGAGTTCACCAACGCCCGCACCGGCCAGCGCATGACCATGTCGTGGGACTACGTGGTCGACGCCCGCGAGCACGCCGGCCGCGTCGAGCCCGCCCTGTGCGCCGAGCGCATGGAGGTGCCGCACCTGATCCTGCACGGAACGCGCGACATGGCCGTGCCACTCGACGAAGCTCGTCTGCTGCGTGCCGGTCGCACGCCCGAACAGGGGTGCGAACTGGTCGAGGTCGAGGGCGGCACGCACACCTTCGGCGCCGTGCATCCCTACGAGGGGAGCACGCCGCATCTCGACCGTGTGTTCGGAGCCACGCTCGATTGGTTCGACCGCCACCTGCGGGGAGGAACGCCGTGA
- a CDS encoding Rieske 2Fe-2S domain-containing protein — translation MDDHLRWIDVAGLDEIAEDRPLARTVGRTGVALLRRGDQVVAVLDRCPHMDFPLSQGRVHEGRLECSLHHWRFDVFEDPPDSVPPEARCVHVPVRVVEGRVLLGAPR, via the coding sequence TTGGACGACCACCTCCGCTGGATCGACGTGGCCGGCCTCGACGAGATCGCCGAGGACCGGCCGCTCGCTCGCACCGTCGGTCGGACGGGCGTGGCCCTGCTGCGCCGTGGCGATCAGGTGGTCGCCGTGCTCGATCGCTGCCCGCACATGGACTTCCCCCTGAGCCAGGGTCGCGTCCACGAGGGCAGGCTCGAGTGCTCCCTCCACCACTGGCGTTTCGACGTCTTCGAGGATCCCCCGGACTCGGTGCCGCCCGAGGCGCGCTGCGTCCACGTCCCCGTGCGTGTGGTCGAGGGCCGCGTGCTCCTCGGCGCGCCACGCTGA
- a CDS encoding DUF1330 domain-containing protein, which translates to MSAYVIVDIAVSNPERYEDYKAMAAESVERYDGRYVVRGGRSEPLEGAWEPQRVVVLEFPTYERAKAWWSSEDYREAKALRQAVAESRMIVVEGV; encoded by the coding sequence GTGAGTGCCTACGTGATCGTCGACATCGCCGTCAGCAATCCCGAGCGCTACGAGGACTACAAAGCCATGGCTGCCGAGAGTGTCGAACGCTACGACGGTCGCTACGTGGTGCGTGGTGGGCGATCGGAGCCGCTCGAGGGAGCCTGGGAACCGCAGCGGGTGGTGGTGCTGGAGTTCCCCACCTACGAGAGGGCCAAGGCCTGGTGGTCGTCGGAGGACTACCGCGAGGCCAAGGCGCTACGACAGGCGGTCGCCGAGTCCCGGATGATCGTGGTCGAGGGCGTCTGA
- a CDS encoding sigma 54-interacting transcriptional regulator, with protein MQNIRTLGELERTDYRPSAVKDELRRNVLRRLGEGSELFPGVVGYDRTVIPELINALLSRHDFILLGLRGQAKTRLVRGLTAFLDPLVPAVDGSPFHDDPMNPVSAVGRRIVAEAGPDTPVIWVTPEDRFVEKLATPDVTIADLIGDIDPIKAASEGRHLDDEEIIQYGMVPRAHRGIFAINELPDLAPRIQVGLLNIMEEKDVQIRGFPVRLPIDVQMVFTANPEDYTNRGSIITPLKDRIDSQIHTHYPLVLSQAMQITEQESWKDRDLEVHIPSFLRRVVDEVVFLARESEFVDHASGVSARASISAYENLISNVERRVAEHGPDAATVRVCDLDSMIPALVGKMELAYEGEQEGAVTICRNLIGKAVQRAFVDVFPDPTARSGRRERTALDDDTSSHGSELDTSIYGSVTGHFSGGTRVRLGDRMSESEYREALDAVPGLEELVRQHVDDVDERDVHPAMEMVLEGLFQSSFVAKENLDRNTFYSDMLLRMMQGMGND; from the coding sequence ATGCAGAACATCCGAACGCTCGGCGAGCTCGAACGCACCGATTACCGCCCGTCGGCGGTGAAGGACGAGCTCCGACGCAACGTACTGCGCCGTCTGGGCGAGGGCAGCGAGCTCTTCCCCGGCGTGGTCGGCTACGACCGGACGGTGATCCCGGAGCTGATCAACGCGCTGCTCAGCCGCCACGACTTCATCCTGTTGGGTCTGCGGGGGCAGGCGAAGACCCGCCTCGTGCGCGGACTGACGGCCTTCCTCGATCCGCTCGTCCCGGCCGTCGACGGCAGCCCCTTCCACGACGATCCCATGAATCCGGTCAGTGCCGTGGGCCGCCGGATCGTGGCCGAGGCGGGTCCCGACACCCCCGTGATCTGGGTCACACCCGAGGATCGCTTCGTCGAGAAGCTGGCCACGCCCGACGTCACGATCGCCGACCTGATCGGAGACATCGATCCGATCAAGGCGGCCAGCGAGGGCCGTCACCTCGACGACGAGGAGATCATCCAGTACGGCATGGTCCCCCGCGCACACCGCGGTATCTTCGCGATCAACGAGCTGCCCGACCTCGCCCCCCGGATCCAGGTCGGCCTGCTGAACATCATGGAGGAGAAAGACGTCCAGATCCGCGGCTTCCCGGTGCGCCTGCCGATCGACGTGCAGATGGTCTTCACCGCGAACCCAGAGGACTACACCAACCGCGGTTCGATCATCACGCCGCTGAAGGATCGCATCGACAGCCAGATCCACACGCACTACCCGCTCGTCCTCTCGCAGGCGATGCAGATCACCGAACAGGAGAGCTGGAAGGACCGGGACCTGGAGGTGCACATCCCCTCCTTCCTGCGCCGTGTGGTCGACGAGGTGGTCTTCCTGGCCCGTGAGAGCGAGTTCGTGGACCACGCCAGTGGCGTGAGCGCCCGCGCGTCGATCAGCGCCTACGAGAACCTGATCAGCAACGTGGAGCGTCGCGTGGCCGAACACGGCCCGGACGCCGCCACGGTGCGCGTCTGCGACCTCGACTCGATGATCCCGGCCCTGGTGGGGAAGATGGAGCTGGCCTACGAGGGCGAACAGGAGGGGGCCGTCACCATCTGCCGGAATCTCATCGGCAAGGCGGTGCAGCGGGCCTTCGTCGACGTCTTCCCCGATCCGACCGCACGGAGCGGTCGACGCGAACGCACGGCGCTCGACGACGACACCTCGTCGCACGGCTCCGAGCTGGACACGTCGATCTACGGCAGTGTCACCGGCCACTTCAGTGGAGGGACACGAGTCCGGCTCGGAGATCGGATGAGCGAGTCCGAGTACCGGGAAGCCCTCGACGCGGTCCCGGGCCTGGAGGAGCTCGTCCGTCAGCACGTCGACGACGTCGACGAACGCGATGTCCACCCGGCCATGGAGATGGTGCTCGAGGGTCTCTTCCAGAGCAGCTTCGTGGCCAAGGAGAACCTGGACCGCAACACCTTCTACTCGGACATGCTCCTGCGCATGATGCAGGGCATGGGCAACGACTGA
- a CDS encoding S1 RNA-binding domain-containing protein, protein MTDHSERPDETPNQKPDTIGEDAAITPADATGPEAGTPDAATPTDEPKREPPEAEPEKDAEETSATPPPAADDAVVMESADTESTPAAAAAAASSPTSPSSDEETTDPAASAEQADAVASDERLTSKYKSGQRMDVKLVQIGEKDSFVDYGGTAEGTIATAELKNPDGEMRVDEGDTFPAIVRKAGETLEFTVGRGKGKGGDLLRMRELQGAHEGDIPVSGKIKSTNKGGFEVDLNGVRAFCPFSQIDTIYCDKPEEHVGNEYTFQIIAFERGGRNIVLSRRKIIEEESKAAAETTRENLAVGEIFEGTVRRLQPYGAFIDLGGVDGLVHVSEISRGHVADPRDVLSVGQKVRVQIIKLDDIGGERERISLSMKVLETDPWDKADEKWAVGSIVSGKVVRLTDFGAFVELSPGVDGLVHVSEISTERVDHPGSVLEPGQSVDVRILSVDPDGRRISLTMRPEGEERAPRAPRDDADRGGRGDRGPRGRRGRDHHDNRPGESYTFGAEEEPKDPDVDVNELDFSDAVELLKQKFNRD, encoded by the coding sequence ATGACCGATCATTCCGAACGTCCGGACGAGACGCCGAACCAGAAGCCCGACACGATCGGCGAAGACGCCGCGATCACGCCCGCCGACGCGACCGGCCCCGAGGCCGGCACGCCGGACGCGGCCACGCCCACCGACGAGCCGAAACGCGAGCCGCCCGAGGCCGAGCCGGAGAAGGACGCCGAGGAAACCTCGGCGACGCCTCCTCCGGCGGCCGATGACGCGGTGGTCATGGAGTCGGCCGATACGGAATCGACTCCGGCAGCCGCGGCCGCGGCTGCGTCGAGCCCGACGAGTCCTTCGTCCGACGAGGAGACCACCGATCCCGCGGCGAGTGCCGAACAGGCCGACGCCGTGGCGAGCGACGAACGTCTCACCTCGAAGTACAAGAGCGGGCAGCGCATGGACGTGAAGCTCGTCCAGATCGGCGAGAAGGATTCCTTCGTCGACTACGGCGGGACCGCCGAGGGCACCATCGCCACCGCCGAGTTGAAGAACCCCGACGGCGAGATGCGCGTCGACGAGGGCGACACCTTCCCCGCGATCGTTCGCAAGGCCGGTGAGACCCTCGAGTTCACGGTGGGTCGCGGCAAGGGCAAGGGCGGCGACCTGCTCCGCATGCGCGAACTGCAGGGTGCACACGAGGGAGACATCCCCGTCAGCGGCAAGATCAAGTCGACGAACAAGGGTGGATTCGAGGTCGACCTGAACGGCGTGCGGGCCTTCTGCCCGTTCTCCCAGATCGACACGATCTACTGCGACAAGCCCGAGGAACACGTCGGCAACGAGTACACCTTCCAGATCATCGCCTTCGAGCGCGGTGGCCGGAACATCGTGTTGAGCCGCCGCAAGATCATCGAGGAAGAGAGCAAGGCCGCCGCCGAGACCACGCGCGAGAACCTCGCGGTGGGCGAGATCTTCGAGGGCACCGTCCGGCGTCTGCAGCCCTACGGGGCCTTCATCGACCTCGGTGGTGTCGACGGTCTCGTGCACGTCAGCGAGATCAGCCGCGGGCACGTGGCCGATCCGCGCGACGTGCTGTCGGTCGGCCAGAAGGTGCGCGTGCAGATCATCAAACTCGACGACATCGGTGGCGAGCGTGAGCGCATCAGCCTGTCCATGAAGGTGCTCGAGACCGACCCGTGGGACAAGGCCGACGAGAAGTGGGCCGTGGGGTCGATCGTGTCGGGCAAGGTCGTCCGCCTGACCGACTTCGGTGCCTTCGTCGAACTCAGTCCCGGCGTCGACGGTCTGGTGCACGTCTCCGAGATCAGCACCGAACGCGTCGATCACCCCGGTTCGGTGCTCGAGCCGGGGCAGTCCGTCGACGTGCGGATCCTGTCCGTCGATCCCGATGGGCGCCGGATCTCGCTGACCATGCGCCCCGAGGGCGAGGAGCGCGCGCCCCGTGCTCCGCGGGACGACGCCGATCGTGGAGGCCGCGGTGACCGCGGCCCGCGCGGCCGACGGGGTCGCGACCACCACGACAACCGGCCGGGCGAGTCCTACACCTTCGGTGCCGAAGAGGAGCCGAAGGACCCGGACGTCGACGTGAACGAACTCGACTTCAGCGACGCCGTCGAGCTCCTGAAGCAGAAGTTCAACCGAGACTGA
- a CDS encoding DHHA1 domain-containing protein, with translation MTRRLYYDDAYRTEFDAVVRDVVSGQGGLSHVVLDASFFYPTSGGQMHDTGTLGDARVVDVVEGDDGTIVHVVEGPAPTAGSTVHATIDAERRAHHRQQHSGQHVLSAVFFTRLGLQTVSSRLGESGNTLDLATDSLTDTQLDEIEDATNHFLWDARPVHVHQLSHDEVAAMGPRKISKRSGPIRVVEVEGVDRCPCGGTHVANTAEVGLVVITGTDKIKGGTRVNFWCGDRALHHRRERQRWLDAVALRLTTGAEFVDATVEKLMRTSKERLRRLEALARELVAARCERWWAGTEPQDSGVRAVIRELDEDEALAVPTAVRLLTKHEGTFVGLITVDGDRGALTVARSDDLEIDASTVLREVLTPVGGRGGGRPDHARGGFPAAEVDAVRRALAAAVG, from the coding sequence ATGACCCGACGCCTGTACTACGACGACGCCTACCGCACCGAATTCGACGCCGTCGTGCGCGACGTCGTCTCCGGACAGGGAGGGCTCAGCCACGTCGTGCTCGACGCATCGTTCTTCTACCCGACCAGCGGCGGACAGATGCATGACACCGGAACCCTGGGCGACGCTCGGGTCGTCGACGTGGTCGAAGGAGACGACGGGACGATCGTCCACGTGGTCGAGGGCCCGGCGCCGACGGCCGGGTCGACGGTGCACGCGACGATCGACGCGGAGCGCCGCGCGCACCACCGCCAGCAGCACAGCGGTCAGCACGTCCTCAGTGCGGTGTTCTTCACCCGTCTGGGACTGCAGACGGTCAGTTCCCGCCTGGGCGAGAGCGGCAACACCCTGGACCTGGCCACCGACTCCCTCACCGACACGCAGCTCGACGAGATCGAGGACGCCACCAACCACTTCCTGTGGGACGCCCGGCCGGTGCACGTGCATCAGCTCTCACACGACGAAGTGGCGGCCATGGGTCCGCGCAAGATCTCGAAGCGATCGGGACCGATCCGGGTGGTCGAGGTCGAGGGTGTCGACCGTTGTCCGTGCGGAGGTACGCACGTCGCGAACACGGCCGAGGTCGGGCTGGTGGTGATCACCGGTACCGACAAGATCAAGGGCGGCACGCGCGTGAACTTCTGGTGCGGCGACCGGGCGCTGCACCATCGCCGCGAGCGGCAGCGCTGGCTCGATGCCGTGGCGCTGCGCCTGACCACCGGAGCCGAGTTCGTCGACGCCACGGTGGAGAAGCTGATGCGCACGTCGAAGGAGCGCCTGCGCCGGCTGGAGGCCCTTGCGCGGGAGCTCGTGGCGGCGCGGTGCGAGCGGTGGTGGGCCGGGACCGAGCCGCAGGACTCGGGCGTGCGCGCGGTGATCCGGGAGCTCGACGAGGACGAGGCCCTGGCGGTGCCCACGGCGGTGCGGCTGTTGACGAAGCACGAAGGGACCTTCGTCGGACTGATCACCGTCGACGGCGATCGGGGTGCGCTCACGGTGGCGCGGAGCGACGACCTCGAGATCGACGCGTCGACGGTGCTACGCGAGGTGCTCACCCCCGTCGGGGGGCGCGGGGGAGGCCGCCCGGATCACGCACGCGGAGGTTTTCCGGCCGCAGAGGTCGATGCGGTGCGGCGGGCGCTGGCCGCAGCCGTGGGCTGA
- a CDS encoding VWA domain-containing protein gives MLYEYFEWDPELWKDLVSFDQMRKFFHYLVTVTAGDVDEALRIMERLQQQGYLPQDVDLQQFRRDLEGREEIRANDEGGFDLTARGERVLRRTALEQMFGRLRKRGGGDHRLPQEGRGGEATSETREWRFGDEVSKIDFRRSYQNALRRAGLQNLHLSEQDLEVHDTEHLTNCATVLLLDISHSMILYGEDRITPAKQVALGLVELIRTKFPKDSIDVVLFGNEAFPVSIEELPYVQVGPFHTNTRAALQAARKILRRRKHSNKQVILITDGKPTVIADEEGVIYRNTFGLDPKIVNKTLDEAVALRKERIPITTFMIASDLYLQQFVHRLTELNHGKAYFSEAGNLGEFVLVDFVRNRRGRMR, from the coding sequence GTGCTCTACGAGTACTTCGAATGGGATCCCGAACTGTGGAAGGACCTGGTCTCCTTCGACCAGATGAGGAAGTTCTTCCACTACCTCGTCACCGTCACCGCGGGCGACGTCGACGAAGCCCTGCGAATCATGGAACGGTTGCAGCAACAGGGCTACCTCCCGCAGGACGTCGACCTGCAACAGTTCCGTCGTGATCTCGAGGGGCGCGAGGAGATCCGCGCCAACGACGAGGGTGGCTTCGACCTGACGGCGCGTGGCGAACGCGTACTGCGCCGCACGGCGCTCGAACAGATGTTCGGCCGACTGCGCAAGCGCGGCGGCGGCGACCACCGGCTGCCGCAGGAAGGCCGCGGCGGGGAGGCCACGAGCGAGACCCGTGAGTGGCGTTTCGGAGACGAGGTCAGCAAGATCGACTTCCGACGCAGCTACCAGAACGCCCTGCGCCGGGCCGGCCTGCAGAACCTGCACCTGAGCGAGCAGGACCTCGAGGTGCACGACACCGAGCACCTCACCAACTGTGCCACCGTTCTACTGCTCGACATCAGCCACTCCATGATCCTCTACGGCGAGGACCGGATCACGCCCGCGAAGCAGGTCGCCCTGGGGCTGGTCGAACTGATCCGGACGAAGTTCCCGAAGGACTCGATCGACGTGGTCCTCTTCGGCAACGAGGCCTTCCCGGTGTCGATCGAGGAGCTGCCCTACGTGCAGGTCGGACCCTTCCACACCAACACGCGTGCCGCGCTGCAGGCGGCACGCAAGATCCTGCGGCGGCGAAAGCACAGCAACAAGCAGGTGATCCTGATCACCGACGGCAAACCCACGGTGATCGCCGACGAAGAAGGGGTGATCTACCGCAACACCTTCGGCCTCGACCCGAAGATCGTGAACAAGACCCTCGACGAGGCCGTGGCGCTGCGCAAGGAACGCATCCCGATCACCACGTTCATGATCGCCAGCGATCTCTACCTGCAGCAGTTCGTGCACCGGCTCACCGAGTTGAACCACGGCAAGGCCTACTTCAGCGAAGCCGGGAACCTGGGCGAGTTCGTGCTCGTGGACTTCGTCCGCAACCGGCGCGGGCGGATGCGTTGA
- a CDS encoding M1 family aminopeptidase, with translation MFLLCGALALTARDAPGFVPPWAIDPEATAADSRTVSSNVPPDDESQAANREQFDVLDYEINLVPDFDTESLTGTVKISLRAEEDGVVFVDLDLSNTLTVGSVTSAGTALPFDHSDDVLRLYPQAPLREGDTWTVTVHYGGVPQPTGFLGFSFGTTPAGDPLLATLSQPYGARSWWPCKDTPSDKATVLLRVVVPTGMYAASNGILELEAPSGDRTLFQWRHDYPISTYNVSLAVADYVSWEETWRSPGGRELPIEYHVFPEHEEAARFDFGRTTDILDYYTELFGEYPFVDEKYGMAEFVWEGAMEHQTMTSYGDVFLTGDRFYERIIGHELAHHWWGNSMTLSDWGELWVHEGFATLAEGLWVERAEGTAAYRTFLRRRSNGCCGFSGPISPPDRLFNQTVFNKAAWMLHMLRGFLGDTDFFAAMYDLAQRPELQYGSIVTEDVVEQFETSTGRSLQWFFDQWLYRIGRPTFTVEWTTKSVGDRTRVQVEIDQSDLAAPWTFPLRLRAVTPSGTVDLETFVASDTHQFTAFVEGDVQDLQVDPDEWLLKFVVETATDAPAPIGATAQLLPNAPNPFNPRTALRFELPTPQDVRLRILDARGRVVDVLDPGPMPAGRHRMPWSGIDRKGNPVASGTYRVVLEADGTVSSVLPITLVR, from the coding sequence TTGTTCCTACTGTGCGGCGCGCTCGCCCTCACTGCCCGTGACGCGCCGGGTTTCGTCCCCCCGTGGGCGATCGATCCCGAGGCCACCGCGGCGGACTCGCGGACCGTGTCGAGCAACGTTCCTCCCGACGACGAATCGCAGGCGGCGAATCGGGAGCAGTTCGACGTCCTCGACTACGAGATCAACCTCGTGCCGGACTTCGACACGGAGTCACTGACGGGAACGGTGAAGATCTCGCTGCGGGCAGAGGAGGACGGGGTCGTCTTCGTCGATCTGGACCTGTCGAACACGCTCACGGTGGGATCGGTGACCAGCGCCGGCACGGCCCTGCCCTTCGACCACTCCGACGACGTCCTGCGGCTCTACCCCCAGGCGCCACTCCGCGAAGGCGACACGTGGACGGTGACCGTCCACTACGGCGGCGTACCTCAGCCGACCGGATTCCTGGGATTCTCGTTCGGAACGACGCCGGCCGGGGATCCACTGCTCGCCACCCTGAGCCAACCCTACGGCGCGCGGAGCTGGTGGCCGTGCAAGGACACGCCGAGCGACAAGGCCACGGTCCTGCTGCGGGTCGTCGTCCCCACCGGCATGTACGCGGCGAGCAACGGGATTCTGGAACTCGAGGCGCCCAGCGGCGACCGGACCCTCTTCCAGTGGCGCCACGACTACCCGATCTCGACGTACAACGTGAGCCTCGCCGTGGCCGACTACGTGAGCTGGGAAGAGACATGGCGCTCACCCGGCGGCCGTGAACTCCCGATCGAGTACCACGTGTTCCCCGAGCACGAGGAAGCGGCGCGCTTCGACTTCGGTCGAACCACCGACATCCTCGACTACTACACGGAACTGTTCGGCGAGTACCCCTTCGTCGACGAGAAGTACGGCATGGCCGAGTTCGTGTGGGAAGGTGCGATGGAGCACCAGACCATGACGAGCTACGGCGACGTGTTCCTGACCGGAGACCGGTTCTACGAGCGGATCATCGGTCACGAGCTCGCGCACCACTGGTGGGGCAACTCGATGACCCTGTCCGATTGGGGAGAGCTGTGGGTCCACGAGGGCTTCGCCACCCTCGCCGAGGGCCTGTGGGTCGAGCGCGCCGAGGGAACCGCCGCCTACCGCACCTTCCTGCGTCGACGCTCGAACGGCTGTTGCGGCTTCTCCGGGCCGATCAGCCCGCCGGACCGGCTGTTCAACCAGACCGTCTTCAACAAGGCCGCCTGGATGCTCCACATGCTCCGTGGGTTCCTCGGCGACACGGACTTCTTCGCCGCCATGTACGATCTCGCCCAGCGGCCCGAACTGCAGTACGGATCGATCGTCACCGAAGACGTCGTGGAACAGTTCGAGACGTCGACGGGGCGCTCGCTCCAATGGTTCTTCGACCAGTGGTTGTACCGCATCGGGCGTCCGACCTTCACGGTGGAGTGGACCACGAAGTCCGTGGGTGACCGGACGCGCGTGCAGGTGGAGATCGACCAGTCCGATCTCGCCGCGCCCTGGACCTTCCCGTTGCGACTGCGCGCCGTCACTCCGTCGGGCACGGTCGACCTCGAGACCTTCGTGGCCAGTGACACGCACCAGTTCACCGCCTTCGTCGAAGGCGACGTCCAGGACCTCCAGGTCGATCCCGACGAATGGTTGCTGAAGTTCGTCGTCGAGACGGCGACCGACGCCCCGGCGCCCATCGGCGCGACGGCCCAACTGCTGCCCAATGCCCCGAACCCCTTCAACCCGCGGACCGCACTGCGCTTCGAGTTGCCGACACCGCAGGACGTCCGGCTCCGAATCCTGGACGCCCGGGGGCGTGTGGTCGACGTGCTCGATCCCGGCCCCATGCCCGCCGGTCGGCACCGGATGCCCTGGTCGGGGATCGACCGGAAGGGGAACCCGGTTGCCTCGGGGACCTACCGCGTGGTACTCGAGGCCGACGGGACGGTGTCGTCGGTGCTTCCGATCACACTCGTCCGCTGA
- a CDS encoding HAD family hydrolase, with translation MTRTRVEAVVFDLDGTLVDSGTAVIGAVATGIREVAERHGHGRIDVDPSVLRAALGRPAREYFRTVLPRKLVDLADEVKEVATRHEVDALREGHGRTFDAVLPTLDALRSSGRRLACVSNAQAPYFRAALDHLGLGSRFAFTECQEELPAGADPPFKVAMLRRALAALDVAPARAVMVGDREEDLVSGRTVGCRTIGAVYGFGEPDEFVDADATVERFAALVDVIDAFE, from the coding sequence ATGACGAGAACGCGCGTGGAAGCCGTCGTCTTCGACCTCGACGGAACGCTCGTCGATTCCGGGACCGCGGTGATCGGAGCGGTCGCCACGGGAATCCGTGAAGTGGCGGAACGGCACGGGCACGGAAGGATCGACGTGGATCCGTCGGTGCTGCGTGCCGCGCTCGGACGACCCGCGCGCGAATACTTCCGCACGGTCCTGCCGCGGAAGCTAGTGGATCTGGCCGACGAGGTCAAAGAGGTGGCGACCCGACACGAAGTCGATGCGCTGCGCGAAGGCCACGGGCGCACCTTCGACGCGGTCCTTCCCACTCTCGATGCCCTTCGCAGCTCTGGACGTCGTCTGGCCTGCGTCAGCAACGCCCAGGCTCCCTACTTCCGTGCCGCCCTGGACCACCTGGGACTCGGATCCCGCTTCGCGTTCACCGAGTGTCAGGAGGAGCTCCCGGCGGGCGCGGACCCACCCTTCAAGGTGGCGATGTTGCGTCGTGCCCTGGCAGCACTGGACGTCGCTCCGGCCCGGGCGGTGATGGTCGGGGACCGCGAGGAGGATCTCGTCTCCGGGCGGACCGTCGGATGCCGGACGATCGGAGCCGTCTACGGTTTCGGCGAACCGGACGAGTTCGTCGACGCGGACGCCACGGTGGAACGCTTCGCCGCACTCGTGGACGTGATCGACGCCTTCGAATGA
- a CDS encoding SDR family oxidoreductase, producing MSDESSFDRNPSADPDAEAAPVLALVTGGARRLGARFVRALANEGFDVAFTYHRSGEQARRLVDELDRDGTEAGAYETDLRSTSAIEGLVDAVEGDMGPIGLLVNNAGVLLHADVEASGAADFDESIAVNLRAPYLLSLACGRRMRARGEGCIVNVASTGGLRPYRQHLSYSVSKAGLVMTTRSLALALAPEVTVNAIAPGILRLEGEEDGGDRPPAGRIPLGEYGDPDDVVDALLYLATAPYVTGQVLSVDGGFSLRG from the coding sequence GTGTCCGACGAAAGCTCCTTCGATCGCAACCCGTCCGCGGATCCAGACGCCGAAGCGGCGCCCGTACTGGCCCTGGTCACCGGAGGGGCCCGCCGTCTCGGCGCCCGCTTCGTGCGCGCCCTCGCGAACGAGGGCTTCGACGTGGCCTTCACCTACCACCGCAGCGGGGAGCAGGCCCGCCGTCTCGTCGACGAACTCGACCGGGACGGCACCGAGGCAGGCGCCTACGAGACCGATCTGCGGTCGACCTCGGCGATCGAGGGCCTGGTCGACGCGGTGGAGGGGGACATGGGCCCGATCGGCCTGCTGGTGAACAATGCGGGTGTCCTGCTGCACGCCGACGTCGAGGCCAGCGGCGCTGCGGACTTCGACGAGAGCATCGCGGTCAACCTGCGTGCGCCCTATCTGCTGTCGCTGGCGTGCGGTCGCCGCATGCGGGCCCGGGGGGAGGGATGCATCGTGAACGTGGCCAGCACGGGAGGGCTGCGCCCCTACCGCCAGCACCTGTCGTACAGCGTGAGCAAAGCTGGACTCGTGATGACCACCCGGTCCCTGGCGCTGGCGTTGGCGCCGGAGGTCACGGTGAACGCCATCGCACCGGGAATCCTGCGGCTCGAGGGCGAGGAGGACGGAGGCGATCGACCGCCGGCCGGCCGGATCCCCCTGGGTGAGTACGGCGACCCCGACGATGTCGTCGACGCCCTGCTCTACCTGGCGACGGCCCCGTACGTGACGGGTCAGGTGTTGTCCGTCGATGGCGGATTCTCGCTGCGCGGATGA